DNA from Brevibacterium sp. 'Marine':
ACGGCTTCCGACCGCGGAGTCCTCCTCGTCAACGACAACCGCCTCGAGGTCCTCGATGCAGACACCGGCCGGTCTCGGTACAAGGCCAAGATCGACGAGTCCCCGACCTTCGCCGTCGACACCGTCATCGACGGGCGGCCGGCCCTGCTGTGGCAGTCGGGCGATACCGCCGAGGCGCTCTTCGACGGGAAGTCGAAGCCGAAGACCTACCAGCTGCCGGAGAACGCACGCATCACTTCGGCCGGCAAGAGCGTGCTCATCAAATCGGGCAACAAGCTCTCGACGTTCGGCGCCGACGGACTGGAAGACGTGCCCACCCCGCAGGCCGGTTCGACACCGATGGCCATCGACGACGATGAACTCTTCAGCTCGGATTGGAACGGTCCGGTCAAGGCGAAGAACATCAAGACCGGCGACGAGCGCAGCATCAAACTCGAAAGCCCCGGCGACGACCTGAAGATCATCGACTGGATCTCGGCCGGCCACGGCAAGGCGATCACATTGTGGGGCGAGCAGGGTGCTTCGACGAATTCGGGCCACAGGATCCAACTCGTCGTCCACTCCCTCGACGACGGGTCGATCCTCTCGACCGTGACCACGACGACCGACATCGTCGGCGAGCAGTCCTGGGTGCGCGGACAAGCCGGAAAGCGCGCCTATATCGGTCCCTATCTCTTCGACCTCGAGTCGGGTCTGCTGCTCATGGACGTCTCAAGCCGCGACATCCATCTCTCCGAACCGCGCGGAACGATCGTGCCCTGCACGATGGACACGAACACCTCATGCCTGCTCGCCGGAAAGCAGGCGTTCAAGACAGACACCGACCTGCTGGCCGTCGTCGATGAAGGCAACGAGGCTCTGGTCCTCGGCAACGACTCGACCGTTCGGGCCTATACCAAGAAGTCCGAGACGCAGGATCGCTAGCTCCCGGCACAGGTCGCCGGTTCCCGGGAGGGAACGTCGGCCACGGGGCTTCGGCTCTGAACCGCCGTCCTGTCACGGATCCCGCGCCACGGCGAAACACGCCTACGGCTTTAACACATCTGGCCAAGACATTAAGATAGTGCCCGATGTGTCTGAACGTCATGTCCCCTTGACCCAATGAAGTCGGAATCCCCACCGCGAAGGAACGTAGTGCCAGTCTCACTCAGGTTCAGCCGCAGAGCCGCCGCAATCGGCGCCGCGCTTGCCCTGGCAGCACTGCCGATCTCGGCGACGTTCTCTCCCGCACTCGCCCAACCGAGTCCCACCCCCACGGCCGACGCCAGTACGAGTTCCGAGGCTGATGCTTCTGCGGGAACAGATTCCGCTTCAGGTGATGACGCAGATTCGACGGCAGACAGCGTGGACGCCACCGACGCCGATTCGGGCAGCGCCGACAACGGTGTAACCGACGTCTCGGGTGAGGCCGACGACAACCCAGATCCGGGTCCCGATGACGACGGTGACAAGGCCTGCAAGGATCAGGAGTGGACCTCGGACGAACCCTGCGAAATCGACGGTGAACTCACCGCCGAATGGCAGATCGTCGGCCATCAACTGTCCGTTCCGGCCAACGACCAGGAAGAAGGCGCCGGTACCCTGCCGAAGAGCTGGGTCGGGAAGTCCTTCGAAGCTCCGAAACAGGAGATGAAGCGGATTCCCGCGCAATCGTCCACCGGCGATGCCGCTGAATCGGCTATGAATGATTCGGACACCGACGACAGCGGGCAGTCCGTTGCAGAAGCGACCGCTGCAGCAGCACCCACTGAATACCATTTCAATGACAAAGGTCAGATCGTTGCCGACGGTCAGACCGATGCGATGGACTTCGAAGAGTTCGCTCCCTCTGGGCCGGAACCCGAATGGACTTTCACGGTCAATGACAAAGGCCAGATAGTCGCCGACGGTCAGCAGTACCCCGACGACGACGGCGCCGAAGCATCGAGCAACCCGGATGGCTCGTCCTCCGCCGATTCGACCGCCGGCGCCGATGAGGACGGCTCGAAAGACAGCGATACCGCTCCGACGGCGGATGGCTCGACCTCGTCCGACGGCGACACTGCCGACAGCGACACCGGTGGCAGCAAGACCGCCAACAAGGACGGTGTCACCTCCGACGACGGCTCCACGAGCGACCGCGACGCCGGCACGGACGGGGCGTCGTCGGACAGCGACACCTCTGATGACAGCACCACCTCGACCGATGGCGGCACCTCATCGGATTCGGGATCGAACGATCGTGCGGACACCTCGGGCGACTCGGACTCCGGCGGCAGAGAAACCGACGCCGACACCGGTTCGGGCTCCGACGGCTCTCGCAGCAGCGATTCCGACAGCTCGGATTCCGACGAGGACGAAGAGAAGGATTCGGACAAGGACGGTACTGGTTCATCGGTCGGAGCCTCCGACGCCGACGGCACCACCCCCGACCCGTCGAACGGCAATGGCTCCCCGGACGACGAACGCGAAACCATTCCCGGCAACGCCGGTGACGAATGGCTGCCCGGTGACGGCGAGAACACCAAGCGCCCCGACTATTCGGACCCGGTGCCACGCAACCCCGAGGAGCCGGCACCCGAAGACGATACGGATCTCATCACGGGTGGAGATCAGCCGTCTCCGCGGGCCAATCAGAATCCGGCGACCTCGTTCGGCGAATCCATCATCTCCACGATCGTCAGCTCCTGGCCCGTCTTCGTCCTCGCCGCCTCCGGCATGGCCGCGGTCGGGTTCATCATCTACCTCATGGGTCGCCGCGGAAAACAGGACTGAGGCCGGATGGACCTCTTCGCCTCGGTGATGGTGAAGCGAATCGACGAACTGCGGCTTGAGGATCTCGACCTCACCCGCTCGGGTGGGCTGGAGCGGTATATCGCCGGTCTCCGCGGCCACTACCCGACGATGCCCGCCGACGCGAACGTCGAGATCGTAAGATTCCGTCGAACCGCGGCCGATATCTGACACTCGCAGTGCCCAGCCGCTAAGCTGGACAGCGAAGCACTGTGGCACAAGGTCACAGACGCAGCAAAGCATTCTCGACCGGGAGGACTCGACCCGATGACTGACAACGTCTACACCTCAGATGTGACCGTCGACCAGGCGACAACCGCGCAGCTCGCGGAGTCGATCCGACTGCGCGAAGAGCGCATCGCCGAGAACATCGACGAGCTCGTCGGCCGCATCCACCCGAAGGTGCTGGCGACGCGCGCCGTCAACAAGGCGAAGTCCGAGGTCGTCGAGGAAGACGGCTCCCCCAAGCCCGAGATCATCGCACTCGGCGCCGGCGCCGTCCTCGGTGTGGCCGCCCTCGTCGTCGGACTCTCCGGTCGCAAGCGTGGCTGATGCCGCACTTCCGATCCGGATGCTCCATGACCGGATCCTGCTCGAACCCAGCGAGGAAGCCGGGGAACGCAAATCCTCGGCGGGCATCGTCATTCCCGCCACCGCCAGCATGGGCAGACGCCTCGTGTGGGGCAAGGTCGTGGCCGCGGGCCCGCATGTGAGGCAGGCCAACCTCGGCGACACCGTCCTCTACGACCCTGAGGAACTCGCTGAGGTGGAGCTCGAGGGACGCGCGTATGTGCTGCTGCGTGAGCGCGACGTCCACGCGATCTCCGAACCGGCCGAGCAGTCGAGTTCCGGAATGTATCTCTGAGATGCCGCCGGGCGTACGAGCGTCGGTGATGAGAACGCCGCGCCGGCTGGGCCCGGAACTAGACTCTCAATCAGTGGGTTCCGAGTCGCAGAGATCGCTGGAACAGGGACTCTGACCAGGGGTTTGCGACCTTCATCACAAAATCGAATATGGGCCGATCTCGGTTTGCATGATCGGTCGACACCTGAGTAATATTAATTCTCGTTGCGCAACGTGCGCGGCACGCGCCTCTAGCTCAATTGGCAGAGCAACTGACTCTTAATCAGTGGGTTCCGGGTTCAAGTCCCGGGGGGCGCACCACAGACTGAGAACCGCTTCTGACATCACGTCGGGAGCGGTTCTTTCGCATTCACCCTTGTCGGCCACCCTGCTTTCAAGTTCGACTCACCCTGCTCTCACGTCACCAGGTTCCTCCATGTGCCATCCAGAGCAGGGTGGACCGATTCGCCGGATTGCACCTGCTGCGGCGGCGTCCTGGTTGGGGACCACTCGCGAGCCGCACGGCCCGGCCCTTGGATGGCGGCGGCACCGTTTGAGTCGAAAGGCCCATGTTTGAAACTGTGCTGTCTGACTTCAGGTGGGCTGCCAGCAGATTCGGCTCCGGTCAGGGGCAGGACGAGCGGCTCTCGGCACGGGCCGGGCCCGGTTCAGTCCTGTCCCGCGCGGGCGTAGGCGCCGAGCACTTGCCGCTCGGAATCTCCGAGGTAGGCGCCGAGGATCGTCGCCGCAGCCTCGGACCCCTCCGTGCGATAGACCTCGACGACCTCTTTGTTGCGACCGATGAACGGTGCATGGAGGAAGTCGAGGACCTCGACCTTGAGGAACGCCAATCGCAGCTCGGCGAGCACATTGGAAAACGACTGCATCAGCCGCCGGCTGTCCGAGAGCGAAACGACGGCATTGTGGAACTCCATATTCGCTGTCCCGACCTCGAGCCAGTTCTCTTCGGCGGCGAACTTCTCGGCGGCGTCGACAGCCGCCTCCATCCTCACGGCGTTCGGATGGTTGCGCGGAGCGTGCTCGAGCACAGAGCACTCGACGTGATGGCGAACTCGGTAGATATCGACGACATCGGCCGTGTTCGGCGACGCCACGGAGACGCCACGGTGCGGGATGTGCGTGACCAGGCCCTGCTCCCCGAGCACTCGGAAGGCCTCGCGCAGGGTATTGCGCGAAACATCGAACTCCTTCGCCAGCGCAGCTTCGGACAGCCGCTCACCAGGGCGCAGCTCTCCCGCGATGAGACGGTCAGTGAGCCTGTTGACCAGGGACGAATCGTGATTCACCTCTCCATCCTACTGAACCGCCGCCGCAAACTCCCATATGCCCGTCCACAATCTCACGAAGAAAAATGTGACCTCCGTCTATGTTTGTTCAACAATAAGTGCTAGATTGTTTACCACTTCACGTGTGCCAGGACACAGACATCGCTGTCCTCACCCCATCGGCGCACGCGAAGGACCTCATGACCACCAGACAGTCGGAGACTCCCATGTCACACGCACCGGAATCCCAACCGCCGGAATCGAGCTCGTCGGACGCGACCGCGTCGGGACGCGGCAATGCCTCGAGTGAGATCGGCTCGAAGATCAGCCGCAGCGCGATCGTCGGGGCCATCTTCCTCATGGCCACTTCGGCGATCGGTCCGGGCTTCATCACCCAGACGGCCACCTTCACGGCTCAGATGGGGGCGGCCTTCGCCTTCGCGATCTTTGCCTCGATCCTCATCGACATCGCCATCCAGCTCAATATCTGGCGGATGGTGACCTCCTCGGGCAAGCGCGCGGCCCAGCTGGCCTCCTCGGCCGTGCCGGGGTCAGGCATCCTCCTGTCCGTCCTCATCGTCATCGGCGGACTGGCCTTCAACATCGGCAATATCGCCGGCGGCGGGCTCGGCCTCAACGCACTGCTGGGCATCGACCCGAAACTCGGCGGACTGCTCACCGGCGTGCTCGCGATCGGCATCTTCCTGTTCAAACGCGCCGGAAAGGTCGTCGACACCGTCGTCCTCGTCCTCGGCATCGGGATGATCATCCTCACCTGCATCGTCGCCATCGTCTCCAATCCGCCCGTCGGTGAGGCGCTCAGACAGTCGATCGCACCCGACACCATCAACTTCGCCACCGTGACCACGATCGTCGGCGGCACCGTCGGCGGCTACATCACCTACTCGGGTGCCCACCGCTACCTCGACTCGGGCAAAACCGGCCCGGAGAACGCCGGTTCGGTCATGCGTTCGGCGCTGTCGGGCATCATCGTCACCGGTGTCATGCGCTACGTCCTCTTCCTCGCCATCCTCGGCGTCGTCGCCTCCGGAGTCGCCCTCGACCTCGACTCGAGCGTGGCGAACCCCGCCGGTCAGGCCTTCGCCGCAGTCCTCGGCGATGCGGGAATGCGCATCTTCGGCGCCATCTTCTGGGCCGCGGCACTGAGCTCGGTCATCGGCGCAGCCTACACCTCCGCGACCTTCCTCTCCGCCTTCTCCACGCGACTCAAGGGCGGTTGGCCGCTGCAGCTGGCGACCGTGGCCTTCATCGTCGTCTCACTCATCGTCTACCTCGCCCTCGGCACGGCACCCGCCACTCTGCTCGTCTTCGTCGGCGGCTTCAACGGCCTCATCCTGCCGATCGGTCTGACGATCTTCATGTACATCGGCTGGTTCAGGCCGCGCCTGCTGCGCACTGACAAGTACCCGAAGTGGTTGCTCATCATCGGCACCGCAGCAACACTGGTCACGTGGTACACGGCCACACAGTCCATCGGCCCCATCTTCGCCATGATCGGAATCGGAGGATGACATTGTCTGTCAACAGCGAACTGAGAATCGACCTCAACTCTGACCTCGGGGAGAACGTGCCCGACCGCGTCGTCAGCGACGATGCGGCCATGCTCGGCCTCGTCACCAGCGCCAACGTCTCCTGCGGGTTCCACGCCGGCAATCCCGAAGGCATCCGCGCCACCGTCGACGCCGCAACGAAGGGCGGAGTCGCCATCGGAGCCCACCCCGGATACGACGACTACGAAGGCTTCGGTCGTCGCGCCCTCGACGTGCCCGCAGCCACCCTGCAGGCCCAGGTCGAATACCAGATCGGTGCGCTCATCGGACTGACCACGGCCGTCGGCGGAGATGTCTCCTACGTCAAACCCCACGGCGGTCTCTACAACGCGATCGTCCACGACGAGGCGCAGGCGAAGGTCGTCGTCGACGCCGTCAAAGCCATCGATGATTCCCTCGTATTTCTGGGACTCGCCGGCAGCGTGGCCAACCGCGTCGCCGCCGAAGCCGGACTGACCGTCGCCGCCGAGGCCTTCGCCGATCGGTCCTACAATCCCGACGGGTCCTTGGTCTCCCGGTCGGAGCCGAACGCGGTCCTTCACGACCCCGAAGCCGTGGCCGCCCGCGTCCTCCGGCTCGTCCAGACCGGACAGGTCGAAGCCATCGACGGCAGCCTCGTCGACGTCGACGCTCAGTCCATCTGCTTCCACGGCGACAGCCAGGGATCCATCGACATGGCCCGAGCCGCCCGCGACCTCCTCGAATCCGAAGGTGTTGCGATCGCCGCCTTCGCCGGAGCCGGACGATGAACGCTGCCGCCACAGGCACCACCGCCATGGACACGATGCGGGCTGCCGGCGCGGAAGCCCGTGCCCGCATCCGGGCAGGATTCGACGGCCCCACCTCGGGGATGGCACCGGGACTCCTCCAGGCCAACCTCATCTCCGTGCCCGCGGACTGGGCTTTCGACGTCCTCCTGTTCACCCAACGCAACCCGAAGCCGTGCCCGGTCGTCGACGTCCTCGAACCCGGACAGCTGGCATCCGCGCTGGCGCCGGGCAGCGATATCCGCACCGACATCCCCGGCTACCGGATCTGGGAGAACGGCGCCCTGACCGACGAAGTCACCGACGCCACCGGGGCCTGGGAGACCCACCCGGACCTCGTGTCGTTCCTCATCGGCTGCTCGTTCACCTTCGAGAACGGTCTGAGTCAGGCGGGCATCCCGATCCGCCACCAGGCAGCCGGTCGCAATGTGCCGATGTACCGCACGACCACGGCCTGCCGCCCGGCCGGCCGGATCAGCGGAGACATGGTCGTGTCCATGCGCCCGATCCCGGCAACCCAGGTCGCCGAGGCGGTGCGCATCACCGATCGCTTCCCCGCCGTCCACGGTGCCCCGATCCACATCGGCGACCCGTCCCAGATCGCCATCGCTGACCTCGACGCGCCCGATTTCGGTGACGCCCCGGTCATCCACGACGGCGACATTCCCGTGTTCTGGGCCTGCGGAGTCACCCCGCAGGCAGCCATCCAGGCCTCGGGAATTCCCTTCGCGATCACACACTCACCTGGGAAGATGTTCATCACCGACGAGCCGGAAGACACCTACCGCCAATGACCTCGACCCCGCTGGCCAACACCCTGACCTTCCACACCGCCTCGAGGCGCCACCTCCTCGTCGAGTGCGCCGACCTGCCCGCGACGATGGCCCTGCACCACAGCCTCGAAGCCGCTGATCTGCCCGGCGTCACCGAACTCATCCCGGCCGCCCGCACAGTGCTGCTGAGCTTCGACCCCGCACGCACGAGTGCCGAGACGCTGACCGAGGCGGTGCGCGGGCTCGGGCACACCGAGTCGGTCTCGGATACGGCCCGGGAGGTCACGATCGAAGTCCGCTACGACGGGGACGACCTCGCCGAGGTGGCCGACCTCCTCTCCGTCTCCCCCGCCGAGGTGATCAACCGCCACCAGGCCGCGACCTGGCAGGTCGCGTTCGCCGGCTTCGCTCCCGGCTTCGGCTACCTCGCCGGTGACGACGAGCTCTTCGACGTTCCCCGCCGCTCGTCCCCTCGCACGCGTGTGCCCGTGGGCTCGGTGGCTCTGGCCGGCGAGTTCACCGGCGTCTACCCGCGCTCCTCCCCCGGCGGCTGGCAGCTCATCGGACGCACCGATGCGACACTGTGGGATCTCGACAGACAGCCCCCAGCCCTGTTCGTACCCGGCACGATCGTGAAGTTCGCCGAGGCGGGGCGGGAGATCGTCGAGATTGCGACGGACGCATCGGATGCAGATGCGGTTTCGGCGACAGATTCACCGTCGGATTCGGCGGCGAGCGCTGATACCCCACACTCCCTGAAGATCCTGCGCCCCGGTCTGCAGCTGCTCGTCCAGGATCTCGGGCGGCCCGGTTTCGCCTCGATGGGCGTCTCCGCCGCCGGTGCCGCCGACCGCTCCGCGTTGACTGACGCCAACCGTCTCGTCGGCAACGCTAAGACCGCCGCCGGACTGGAGAGCTTCGGCGGCGGAGTGCTCCTGCGCTCAGCGGGTGACGGCGTCGCCGCGGTCACCGGCGCCACCGGAACGATCACCGTCACCGCTGCCGATGGCACGGTTCTCACACCCCGCCTCGGCGAGGCCTTTGCCCTGG
Protein-coding regions in this window:
- a CDS encoding DUF3618 domain-containing protein; protein product: MTDNVYTSDVTVDQATTAQLAESIRLREERIAENIDELVGRIHPKVLATRAVNKAKSEVVEEDGSPKPEIIALGAGAVLGVAALVVGLSGRKRG
- a CDS encoding co-chaperone GroES, with product MADAALPIRMLHDRILLEPSEEAGERKSSAGIVIPATASMGRRLVWGKVVAAGPHVRQANLGDTVLYDPEELAEVELEGRAYVLLRERDVHAISEPAEQSSSGMYL
- a CDS encoding urea amidolyase family protein: MTSTPLANTLTFHTASRRHLLVECADLPATMALHHSLEAADLPGVTELIPAARTVLLSFDPARTSAETLTEAVRGLGHTESVSDTAREVTIEVRYDGDDLAEVADLLSVSPAEVINRHQAATWQVAFAGFAPGFGYLAGDDELFDVPRRSSPRTRVPVGSVALAGEFTGVYPRSSPGGWQLIGRTDATLWDLDRQPPALFVPGTIVKFAEAGREIVEIATDASDADAVSATDSPSDSAASADTPHSLKILRPGLQLLVQDLGRPGFASMGVSAAGAADRSALTDANRLVGNAKTAAGLESFGGGVLLRSAGDGVAAVTGATGTITVTAADGTVLTPRLGEAFALADGDELELGPTERGVRRCLAVRGGIDVDTALGSSSADTLAGLGPAAVDKDTTVGVHDPRTAPHLVDPTPTPPRNLPQPGETVTLTVTLGPREDWFTEAGIDTLLSQVWTVTHESDRVGLRLSGEVPLERARTGELPSEGAVTGALQVPPNGQPVLFGPDHPLTGGYPIIASVDDLDLAAQLPPGVKLRFTTSARPTPNTRPAESPRTSAAPRTNENEG
- a CDS encoding putative hydro-lyase encodes the protein MNAAATGTTAMDTMRAAGAEARARIRAGFDGPTSGMAPGLLQANLISVPADWAFDVLLFTQRNPKPCPVVDVLEPGQLASALAPGSDIRTDIPGYRIWENGALTDEVTDATGAWETHPDLVSFLIGCSFTFENGLSQAGIPIRHQAAGRNVPMYRTTTACRPAGRISGDMVVSMRPIPATQVAEAVRITDRFPAVHGAPIHIGDPSQIAIADLDAPDFGDAPVIHDGDIPVFWACGVTPQAAIQASGIPFAITHSPGKMFITDEPEDTYRQ
- a CDS encoding NRAMP family divalent metal transporter; amino-acid sequence: MATSAIGPGFITQTATFTAQMGAAFAFAIFASILIDIAIQLNIWRMVTSSGKRAAQLASSAVPGSGILLSVLIVIGGLAFNIGNIAGGGLGLNALLGIDPKLGGLLTGVLAIGIFLFKRAGKVVDTVVLVLGIGMIILTCIVAIVSNPPVGEALRQSIAPDTINFATVTTIVGGTVGGYITYSGAHRYLDSGKTGPENAGSVMRSALSGIIVTGVMRYVLFLAILGVVASGVALDLDSSVANPAGQAFAAVLGDAGMRIFGAIFWAAALSSVIGAAYTSATFLSAFSTRLKGGWPLQLATVAFIVVSLIVYLALGTAPATLLVFVGGFNGLILPIGLTIFMYIGWFRPRLLRTDKYPKWLLIIGTAATLVTWYTATQSIGPIFAMIGIGG
- a CDS encoding 5-oxoprolinase subunit PxpA, whose amino-acid sequence is MTLSVNSELRIDLNSDLGENVPDRVVSDDAAMLGLVTSANVSCGFHAGNPEGIRATVDAATKGGVAIGAHPGYDDYEGFGRRALDVPAATLQAQVEYQIGALIGLTTAVGGDVSYVKPHGGLYNAIVHDEAQAKVVVDAVKAIDDSLVFLGLAGSVANRVAAEAGLTVAAEAFADRSYNPDGSLVSRSEPNAVLHDPEAVAARVLRLVQTGQVEAIDGSLVDVDAQSICFHGDSQGSIDMARAARDLLESEGVAIAAFAGAGR
- a CDS encoding GntR family transcriptional regulator encodes the protein MNHDSSLVNRLTDRLIAGELRPGERLSEAALAKEFDVSRNTLREAFRVLGEQGLVTHIPHRGVSVASPNTADVVDIYRVRHHVECSVLEHAPRNHPNAVRMEAAVDAAEKFAAEENWLEVGTANMEFHNAVVSLSDSRRLMQSFSNVLAELRLAFLKVEVLDFLHAPFIGRNKEVVEVYRTEGSEAAATILGAYLGDSERQVLGAYARAGQD